From Acidothermus cellulolyticus 11B, a single genomic window includes:
- the gltX gene encoding glutamate--tRNA ligase, with protein MTVRVRVAPSPTGDPHVGTAYMSLFNLAFARRHGGAFVLRIEDTDRSRYVADSEQQIFDSLRWLGLDWDEGPDKGGPYGPYRQSERLDTYRPYVDQLLASGHAYYCWCSPERLAAMREEQQRRRQPPGYDRLCYGKTREERARLGGFSERPVVRMLIPDDVPLTFPDLIRGQVSAPRPDDQVILKADGFPTYHFAVVVDDHLMAITHVVRGEEWISSTPKHLLLYDWLGWPRPQFAHMPLLRNPDKSKISKRKNPAARLLWFKEQGYLPEALRNFLALMGYSMPDGREVFSFDEMVAEFDWSRVNPVGPVFDVTKLDWLNGHYIRSLPVDDLAERLIPYLQEARLIGTPVTPREDALLRAAAPLVQERIAHLTEAAELLAFLLRPEEEFGIEPDAAQRVLGRDAAASLRAAIDALEPLADWTASAIHAALQAALVDGLGLKPRHAFTPVRVAITGRTVSPPLFESMELLGRDRSLARLRRAAAIADAGGADSAGVGPGSAVRTD; from the coding sequence GTGACCGTCCGAGTCCGGGTGGCGCCGTCGCCGACCGGCGACCCGCACGTCGGGACGGCGTACATGTCGCTGTTCAACCTGGCCTTCGCGCGCCGGCACGGCGGCGCGTTCGTGCTGCGGATCGAGGACACCGACCGGTCGCGGTACGTCGCCGACAGTGAGCAGCAGATTTTCGACTCCCTCCGGTGGCTTGGCCTGGACTGGGATGAGGGTCCCGACAAGGGCGGGCCGTACGGTCCGTACCGGCAGTCGGAGCGGCTGGACACCTACCGCCCGTACGTCGACCAGCTCCTCGCTTCCGGGCACGCGTACTACTGCTGGTGTTCGCCGGAGCGGTTGGCGGCGATGCGCGAGGAGCAGCAACGCCGCCGGCAGCCGCCGGGGTATGACCGGCTCTGCTACGGCAAGACCCGCGAGGAGCGGGCCCGGCTCGGCGGGTTCAGCGAGCGGCCCGTGGTGCGGATGCTCATTCCGGACGACGTCCCCCTCACCTTTCCCGATCTGATCCGCGGCCAGGTGTCGGCGCCGCGTCCCGACGATCAGGTGATCCTGAAGGCGGACGGCTTTCCCACCTACCATTTCGCCGTCGTCGTGGACGACCACTTGATGGCGATCACCCACGTGGTGCGCGGCGAAGAATGGATCAGCTCGACGCCGAAACACCTTCTGCTGTATGACTGGCTCGGCTGGCCCCGGCCGCAGTTTGCGCACATGCCGTTGCTCCGCAACCCCGACAAGTCGAAAATCTCCAAGCGGAAGAATCCGGCTGCGCGGTTGCTGTGGTTCAAGGAACAGGGGTATCTGCCGGAGGCGTTGCGGAATTTCCTTGCGCTCATGGGATATTCGATGCCCGACGGCCGGGAGGTTTTCTCCTTCGACGAGATGGTCGCGGAATTCGACTGGTCCCGGGTGAATCCGGTCGGTCCCGTGTTTGACGTCACGAAATTGGATTGGCTGAACGGGCATTACATCCGGTCGCTCCCGGTCGACGACCTTGCGGAGCGGTTGATCCCGTATTTGCAGGAGGCCCGGCTCATCGGCACCCCGGTGACCCCGCGGGAGGACGCCCTGCTGCGGGCGGCGGCCCCCCTGGTGCAGGAACGGATCGCACACCTCACCGAGGCGGCGGAGCTTCTCGCCTTCCTCCTACGCCCCGAGGAGGAGTTCGGCATCGAACCGGACGCCGCGCAGCGGGTGCTCGGCCGTGATGCCGCGGCGTCGCTCCGGGCCGCAATCGACGCGCTTGAGCCGCTGGCTGACTGGACGGCGTCCGCGATCCATGCCGCGCTGCAGGCCGCTCTGGTCGACGGGTTGGGCCTCAAGCCCCGGCATGCTTTCACGCCGGTTCGGGTTGCGATCACCGGCCGGACGGTGTCGCCGCCGCTGTTCGAGTCGATGGAACTTCTGGGCAGGGACCGCAGTCTGGCCCGCCTGCGGCGCGCCGCGGCGATCGCCGATGCGGGTGGGGCTGATTCCGCGGGTGTCGGCCCGGGCAGCGCGGTGCGCACCGACTGA
- a CDS encoding nucleoside/nucleotide kinase family protein produces the protein MADRRPLQVGAELDWLVNRARSLAARGSRAILGITGPPGAGKSTLAEHLCAALGDAALVPMDGFHLAERELRRLGIDRRKGAPQTFDSYGYRALLHRLRAATEPVVYAPEFRRDLEEPIAGAIPVPRGTQLVITEGNYLLLDDEPWCDIRELLDEIWYIDLDDAVRIRRLVERHIRFGRDRDAAEAWVEENDERNARLIAQTRDRADVVIVSR, from the coding sequence ATGGCCGACCGGCGTCCCCTGCAGGTGGGAGCGGAGCTCGACTGGCTCGTCAACCGCGCCCGCAGCTTGGCCGCCCGTGGATCGCGGGCAATTCTTGGCATCACCGGTCCGCCGGGTGCCGGAAAATCAACACTCGCGGAGCACCTGTGCGCCGCCCTCGGCGACGCAGCCCTCGTCCCGATGGACGGCTTTCACTTGGCGGAGCGGGAATTGCGGCGGCTCGGCATCGACCGGCGGAAAGGCGCGCCGCAGACCTTCGACAGCTACGGCTACCGCGCCTTGCTCCACCGCCTGCGGGCGGCGACGGAGCCGGTCGTGTACGCACCGGAATTCCGGCGTGACCTGGAAGAACCCATCGCCGGGGCAATTCCCGTTCCGCGCGGCACGCAGCTTGTCATTACGGAGGGCAACTACCTCCTGCTCGACGATGAGCCATGGTGCGACATCAGAGAACTGCTTGACGAAATCTGGTACATCGACCTCGATGACGCGGTCCGCATCCGCCGGTTGGTCGAACGGCACATTCGGTTTGGCCGCGACCGGGACGCCGCGGAGGCGTGGGTCGAGGAGAACGACGAACGAAACGCCCGGCTGATTGCGCAGACCCGCGACCGGGCCGATGTCGTCATCGTGTCCCGCTAG
- a CDS encoding ATP-binding cassette domain-containing protein has translation MSQQTTRTPVLAATGLVKVFGHVEALRGADFELYPGEVLAVIGDNGAGKSTLIQCLSGAITPDDGHIFFDGAEVRFKDPLQARHAGIETLYQSLAVSPALDIASNIYLGRELRRRDLFGRIFRMLDIGTMRRLAEEYVRNLGIETLQDITQRVEVLSGGQRQAVAIARAAAFGSKVIILDEPTAALGVREAAHVEDLIRMLRARGLAVVLISHNMPSVFRLADRIHIQRLGRRVAVVTPQSHSMPEVVAIMTGAAAA, from the coding sequence GTGAGCCAACAGACAACCCGCACCCCGGTGCTCGCCGCGACCGGACTGGTGAAGGTCTTCGGGCACGTCGAGGCCCTGCGCGGCGCGGATTTCGAACTTTACCCCGGCGAAGTGCTCGCCGTCATCGGAGACAACGGTGCAGGGAAATCCACCCTGATCCAGTGCCTCTCCGGTGCGATAACGCCGGACGACGGACACATCTTCTTCGACGGGGCCGAAGTCCGATTCAAGGATCCCCTGCAGGCACGGCACGCCGGCATTGAGACGCTGTACCAGAGCCTTGCGGTGAGCCCTGCCCTCGACATCGCGAGCAACATCTACCTCGGCCGGGAATTGCGCCGCCGCGACCTTTTCGGCCGGATATTCCGCATGCTGGACATCGGGACGATGCGCCGGCTCGCCGAGGAGTACGTCCGGAATCTCGGCATCGAAACGCTGCAAGACATCACGCAGCGGGTCGAAGTGCTCTCCGGTGGGCAGCGACAAGCGGTCGCCATCGCCCGGGCAGCGGCGTTCGGCAGCAAAGTCATCATCCTCGACGAGCCGACGGCGGCGCTCGGCGTCCGCGAAGCCGCTCACGTGGAGGATTTGATTCGCATGCTGCGGGCGAGAGGGTTGGCCGTCGTCCTCATCAGCCATAACATGCCAAGCGTCTTCCGGCTTGCGGACCGCATTCACATTCAGCGTCTGGGCCGGCGGGTCGCTGTCGTCACCCCGCAGTCGCACTCCATGCCTGAGGTGGTGGCCATCATGACCGGCGCCGCCGCCGCCTGA
- a CDS encoding ABC transporter permease: protein MTEPRTATAPERTTPLGRRRSASAREILRAHPTLGPLVVLVVSVVVFGLINTRFFSPANLSIMLQEVAVIGLLALGQTIIILTAGIDLSVGAAMILAQMVMAGTEVNSGVPAGLALVIGLLVALLTGLANGFLVTRLRVPPFIATLGTLGVFTAAGLKYANGQTVNPPQSSILLWSGKLFGAGSFRITTGVVTMLVFYLAFAYILGRTAWGRHVYAVGDDIEAARLSGIHASRVLLSVYLIAGLIYGVAGWVQIGRVSSASTNISPTLNLDSITAVVIGGVSLFGGRGAVLGTLLGALIVQVFQNGLALAGVQELYQQLAEGLLVIAAVSVDRWIRGETRQ, encoded by the coding sequence GTGACGGAACCTCGCACCGCGACGGCGCCCGAACGGACCACTCCGCTCGGGCGCCGTCGCTCGGCCTCAGCTCGTGAAATACTCCGCGCCCACCCGACCCTCGGGCCCCTCGTGGTGCTCGTGGTGTCGGTGGTCGTGTTTGGGCTCATCAATACGCGGTTCTTCAGCCCGGCAAACCTCTCCATCATGCTGCAAGAAGTCGCGGTCATTGGTTTGCTGGCCCTCGGTCAGACCATCATCATCCTCACCGCCGGAATCGATTTGTCCGTCGGCGCGGCGATGATTCTGGCGCAGATGGTGATGGCCGGCACCGAAGTCAACAGCGGCGTCCCCGCCGGTCTTGCGCTGGTGATCGGCCTGCTCGTCGCTCTGCTCACCGGGCTGGCGAACGGCTTTCTCGTCACCCGGCTGCGCGTACCGCCGTTCATCGCCACCCTCGGCACCCTCGGTGTCTTCACCGCCGCCGGCCTTAAGTACGCCAACGGGCAGACGGTGAATCCGCCGCAGTCGAGCATCCTGCTCTGGTCCGGAAAACTCTTCGGCGCCGGGAGTTTCCGGATCACCACCGGCGTCGTCACCATGCTCGTGTTCTACCTGGCATTCGCGTACATTCTGGGCCGGACGGCGTGGGGCCGGCACGTGTACGCCGTCGGTGACGACATCGAAGCCGCCCGGCTCTCCGGAATTCACGCCAGCCGAGTGCTGCTCAGCGTTTACCTCATCGCCGGTCTCATTTACGGCGTCGCGGGCTGGGTGCAGATCGGCCGGGTGAGCAGCGCAAGCACCAACATTTCGCCGACGTTGAATCTCGACAGCATCACCGCCGTCGTCATCGGTGGGGTGAGTCTGTTCGGCGGACGCGGCGCAGTCCTGGGCACCCTCCTCGGCGCGCTCATCGTTCAGGTCTTCCAGAACGGGCTTGCCTTGGCCGGCGTCCAGGAGCTCTACCAGCAACTTGCCGAAGGACTGCTGGTCATCGCGGCGGTGAGCGTCGACCGGTGGATTCGAGGGGAGACCCGACAGTGA
- a CDS encoding substrate-binding domain-containing protein, whose translation MKGRSRLVAVSAVAAAASLVLAACSSSKSSSPSSSSGAPAANTSAASASAGAGGAGGGKIQAALILKEFTNPYWISMENAAKAEAAKLGVDLHVSAGKADDDATSQIQQIDAAISAGYKGIIIAINSDAVNTALQRAKAAGLLVVVVDTPPIPASIADVTYATDNLQAGLFIGKWMAQKLNGANADIAMLDDLANQVITVDVDRDHGFLQGMGIPVGNPNVNGQEPKSGHYTGGKGGSYKIACQLPTNGSATGGLSAMETCLSKDPNINVVYTINEPAAKGAAQALKNAGKTPGKDVTIVTIDGSCNYLSLLTSGEIGADSGQFPGKMAQLGVDAIAQFAKTGAKPSMPAGKDFINTGVQLITAQPQPGVDSVTPDQAKSSCWG comes from the coding sequence ATGAAAGGAAGATCCCGGCTCGTCGCGGTGAGCGCGGTGGCGGCCGCCGCCAGCCTGGTCCTCGCAGCCTGCAGCAGCTCCAAGAGCTCCTCGCCGTCGTCGAGCTCCGGCGCACCGGCCGCGAACACGAGCGCGGCGTCCGCCAGCGCCGGCGCAGGGGGCGCGGGCGGCGGCAAGATCCAGGCCGCACTCATCCTCAAGGAGTTCACCAACCCGTACTGGATCTCGATGGAGAATGCCGCGAAGGCCGAGGCGGCGAAGCTCGGCGTGGATCTCCACGTTTCGGCCGGCAAGGCGGACGATGACGCCACGTCCCAGATTCAGCAGATCGACGCCGCGATCTCCGCGGGTTACAAGGGCATCATCATTGCCATCAACAGCGACGCGGTGAACACCGCCTTGCAACGCGCGAAAGCCGCCGGGCTCCTGGTCGTGGTCGTCGACACGCCGCCGATCCCGGCGAGCATCGCGGACGTCACCTACGCGACCGACAACCTGCAGGCCGGCCTGTTCATCGGCAAGTGGATGGCGCAGAAGCTGAACGGCGCCAACGCCGACATCGCCATGCTGGACGACCTCGCCAATCAGGTGATCACAGTGGACGTCGACCGGGACCATGGCTTCCTCCAAGGCATGGGCATCCCGGTCGGCAATCCCAACGTGAACGGGCAAGAGCCCAAGTCCGGTCATTACACCGGGGGGAAGGGCGGCAGCTATAAGATCGCATGTCAGCTACCCACCAACGGTTCCGCGACTGGGGGTCTGTCGGCAATGGAGACCTGTCTGTCGAAGGACCCGAACATCAATGTCGTCTACACCATCAACGAGCCGGCGGCCAAGGGGGCGGCGCAAGCCCTGAAGAACGCCGGCAAGACCCCCGGCAAAGACGTGACGATCGTGACCATCGACGGAAGCTGCAACTACCTGTCCCTCCTCACCAGTGGGGAGATCGGAGCGGACTCGGGGCAGTTCCCGGGCAAGATGGCACAGCTCGGCGTCGACGCCATTGCGCAGTTCGCGAAGACCGGTGCGAAACCGAGCATGCCGGCGGGCAAGGACTTCATCAACACCGGCGTCCAGCTGATCACCGCTCAACCGCAACCAGGGGTGGACAGTGTCACCCCGGACCAAGCGAAGTCCAGCTGCTGGGGATGA